The following proteins are encoded in a genomic region of Toxotes jaculatrix isolate fToxJac2 chromosome 3, fToxJac2.pri, whole genome shotgun sequence:
- the LOC121179716 gene encoding neuronal vesicle trafficking-associated protein 1-like, with product MVKLGNNFSEKNNGKAVSEDGFDTIPLITPLDASQLQFPPPDKVVVKTKADYDGESKKGKLRSPKIAEFSISIIEGVSDRLKVTLLVICALAFLVCVVFLVVYKVYQYEQPCPDSFVYTQGRCMPAGMYGSYPPQGPGGRGRLFTLINHYNIAKQTITRSVSPWMTIMSEEKVTQQETETAQKLA from the exons ATGGTTAAACTGGGGAATAATTTCAGCGAGAAAAATAATGGAAAGGCGGTTTCTGAAGACGGATTTGACACCATCCCTCTTATAACACCATTAGATGCCAGTCAGCTGCAGTTTCCTCCACCAGATAAG GTGGTGGTGAAGACAAAGGCGGACTATGATGGCGAGAGCAAGAAGGGGAAGCTACGATCTCCTAAAATCGCAGAGTTCTCAATAAGCATCATTGAAGGCGTATCTGATCGACTCAAA GTGACCTTGCTGGTGATCTGTGCCCTGGCCTTCCTGGTGTGTGTGGTATTCCTGGTCGTCTACAAGGTCTACCAGTACGAGCAGCCTTGCCCTGACAGCTTTGTTTACACG CAAGGACGCTGCATGCCGGCCGGGATGTATGGCAGCTACCCCCCTCAGGGCCCTGGGGGCCGTGGGCGCCTCTTTACCCTCATCAACCACTACAACATAGCCAAGCAGACCATCACTCGGTCAGTATCACCATGGATGACTATCATGTCTGAGGAGAAGGTCACCCAGCAGGAGACGGAGACGGCACAGAAACTGGCTTAA